A window of the Euzebya pacifica genome harbors these coding sequences:
- a CDS encoding glutamine synthetase family protein, with product MDRQQQYVLRTVDERDIGFVRLWFTDVLGSLKSVAVTESEVEGAFAEGIGFDGSAVDGFARVQESDMLARPDASTFQVLPWKEGSPGVARMFCDIHRPEGEPFAADPRQVLKRNLSKASQMGFTFYVHPEMEFFLFKGADDPTPLDRGGYFDLTPNEIQSDFRRQAITMLEKMGISVEYSHHEVAPSQHEIDLRYADALTMADNIMTYRHVIKQTAMRLGVHASFMPKPLTGEWGSAMHTHLSLFDGDSNAFYDPDDPYRLSDTAKHFTAGLLRHAREITAVTCQWVNSYKRLVPGYEAPVFISWGRHNRSSLIRIPQYKPTKAASTRVEYRAPDPACNPYLAFSVLLAAGLKGIEEGYELPPEAEDNIYEMTEAERRAAGITSLPASLDQALSVMEESELVAEALGEHVFDYFLRNKWQEWEEYRSQVTPFELERYLPTL from the coding sequence ATGGATCGGCAGCAGCAGTACGTTCTCCGCACCGTCGACGAGCGCGACATCGGCTTCGTCCGGCTGTGGTTCACCGACGTGCTCGGGAGCCTCAAGTCGGTTGCCGTCACGGAGTCCGAGGTCGAGGGCGCCTTCGCGGAGGGCATCGGCTTCGACGGCAGCGCCGTCGACGGCTTCGCGCGCGTCCAGGAGTCCGACATGCTGGCGCGTCCGGACGCCTCGACCTTCCAGGTCCTGCCGTGGAAGGAGGGCTCGCCGGGCGTGGCGCGCATGTTCTGCGACATCCACCGTCCCGAGGGCGAACCCTTCGCGGCCGACCCGCGGCAGGTCCTGAAGCGCAACCTGTCCAAGGCCTCCCAGATGGGCTTCACGTTCTACGTGCACCCCGAGATGGAGTTCTTCCTGTTCAAGGGGGCCGACGACCCGACGCCGCTGGACCGTGGTGGCTACTTCGACCTGACGCCCAACGAGATCCAGTCCGACTTCCGCCGGCAGGCCATCACCATGCTGGAGAAGATGGGGATCTCGGTGGAGTACTCCCACCACGAGGTCGCGCCGTCACAGCACGAGATCGACCTGCGGTATGCCGACGCCCTGACGATGGCCGACAACATCATGACGTACCGCCACGTCATCAAGCAGACCGCGATGCGCCTGGGTGTCCACGCGTCGTTCATGCCCAAGCCGTTGACTGGCGAGTGGGGCAGTGCCATGCACACCCACCTGTCGCTGTTCGACGGGGACTCCAACGCCTTCTACGACCCCGACGACCCCTACCGGCTGTCCGACACCGCCAAGCACTTCACGGCCGGCCTGCTGCGCCATGCGCGGGAGATCACCGCGGTGACCTGCCAGTGGGTCAACTCCTACAAGCGGCTGGTGCCCGGCTACGAGGCGCCGGTGTTCATCTCGTGGGGACGCCACAACCGGTCCAGCCTGATCCGCATCCCCCAGTACAAGCCGACCAAGGCCGCGTCGACGCGCGTGGAGTACCGGGCCCCCGACCCCGCCTGCAACCCCTACCTGGCCTTCTCGGTCCTGCTGGCCGCTGGCCTCAAGGGCATCGAGGAGGGGTACGAGCTGCCACCGGAGGCCGAGGACAACATCTACGAGATGACCGAGGCCGAACGCCGGGCCGCGGGTATCACGTCGCTCCCGGCCTCCCTCGACCAGGCACTCAGCGTGATGGAGGAGTCCGAGCTGGTCGCCGAGGCACTCGGAGAACACGTCTTCGACTACTTCCTGCGCAACAAGTGGCAGGAGTGGGAGGAGTACCGCTCACAGGTGACGCCCTTCGAGCTCGAGCGGTACCTGCCGACGCTGTGA
- the dtd gene encoding D-aminoacyl-tRNA deacylase → MRVVLQRVRSAAVSVDGAVTGRIDHGLMALVGVGQRSTAADAEWLAAKTQDLRVFPDEDGRMNRSVRDVGGGVLAISQFTLYGDARKGRRPSFVAAAAPDRGEALYEAYCDALEVPVGRGVFGADMAIDMVCDGPVTILLDHGED, encoded by the coding sequence ATGAGAGTCGTGCTCCAGCGAGTTCGTTCAGCCGCCGTTTCCGTTGACGGGGCGGTGACCGGTCGGATCGATCACGGACTGATGGCGCTCGTGGGCGTCGGCCAGCGTTCCACCGCCGCCGATGCCGAGTGGTTGGCCGCCAAGACCCAGGACCTGCGCGTCTTCCCCGACGAGGACGGCAGGATGAACCGGTCGGTGCGCGACGTCGGTGGCGGCGTCCTCGCGATCAGCCAGTTCACCCTCTACGGCGATGCCCGCAAGGGTCGGCGGCCATCGTTCGTTGCCGCTGCAGCCCCCGACCGGGGCGAGGCGCTCTACGAGGCCTACTGCGATGCCCTCGAGGTGCCGGTCGGCAGGGGCGTGTTCGGTGCGGACATGGCGATCGACATGGTGTGCGACGGACCGGTGACCATCCTGCTGGACCACGGCGAGGACTAG
- a CDS encoding bifunctional [glutamine synthetase] adenylyltransferase/[glutamine synthetase]-adenylyl-L-tyrosine phosphorylase, with protein sequence MSIELGPAANADWAVRTLERIRELSRETFVRLEHDPDLARTVVVVTGASEALGDQIVGHMALLDVLVDVDDPWSADVVAARARDAVAAGLADGGDDADARAAEAMAGMQREGLLRIAARDMLGLADTPQIAEELADLADGLIVCAHGVAAEGAAGTDAELAVLAMGKLGGEELNYVSDVDVLFVHRGDTPTAERMAKRVLHLLGTHTPRGAVYEMDANLRPEGRNGPITRTIESYRAYYERWAKTWEFQSLLKMRPVAGPPDLGADFEQLVAPFLWPDSLGAEAVEEIQQMKRRVETSRPVTRDGSRQLKLAPGGLRDIEFATQLLQLVHGPADPSLRLRGTVPALAALAKGGYVDDGDAALFTDAYLFLRTVEHRLQLRQLRRTHTIPDDPGDLQRVARTMGFRDLPARSAAEEFSKELARVRTGVRRLHEQLFYRPLLSTLASYGVEERVVAAGRFDKDAAAARLAALSFSSPGQALRHLEAMVQGGGRTARQLRVVLPTMLQALSDQPDPDGGLAALRSLTDQLKDNPRFVRTIRDNPPAARLLAKVLGASPRLGEWLGRQPEVLQLLDDEEVLARPHTRDDVMGGVEGLLKRGGGRVSREALRRLKRREALRTAMRDVNGAADVPEIGRELTWLGEGLLYAALSTITPDEVRIAVIGMGRFGAGELAHSSDLDVIVVHDGPTPVAEHAMEEVLEFLSAVTPEGSAFRVDPDLRPEGRRGPLTRTLESYAAYYERWGQDWELQALTQARPVAGDAELGQAFMDLITPLVYPDPMPTERLVAIRTMKARVERERAGRKGVQPSRRTPRRRAATLRRDQVEIRARDASQRRSLPNASSSDDLKLGPGGLSDVEWTVQLLSMRHGGADPLVRGPGTLAGLERLAAAGILAPEEAAWLRNGWLLLSRLRNGLYLIKVRDTSTLPQNPEVLQKLAALMHYRSAQALTEDVDRARRRIRKVFDRRFFD encoded by the coding sequence GTGAGCATCGAGCTCGGTCCAGCCGCGAACGCGGACTGGGCGGTCCGCACGCTGGAACGCATCCGCGAGCTGTCGCGGGAAACGTTCGTCCGCCTGGAACACGATCCGGACCTGGCGAGGACGGTCGTGGTGGTCACGGGGGCCTCCGAAGCGCTGGGCGACCAGATCGTGGGCCACATGGCCCTGCTCGACGTCCTGGTCGACGTCGACGACCCGTGGTCGGCGGACGTGGTGGCCGCCCGCGCCCGGGATGCCGTTGCCGCCGGGCTGGCGGACGGGGGCGACGATGCCGATGCGCGAGCGGCCGAGGCGATGGCCGGCATGCAACGCGAGGGCCTGCTGCGCATCGCCGCGCGGGACATGCTCGGTCTGGCCGACACCCCGCAGATCGCCGAGGAGCTTGCCGACCTGGCCGACGGCCTGATCGTCTGCGCGCACGGGGTGGCCGCCGAGGGCGCGGCAGGCACCGACGCCGAGCTGGCGGTGCTGGCGATGGGCAAGCTGGGCGGCGAGGAGCTGAACTACGTCTCCGACGTCGACGTGCTGTTCGTGCACCGCGGCGACACCCCGACGGCCGAGCGCATGGCCAAGCGTGTCCTGCACCTGCTCGGCACGCACACGCCACGCGGGGCGGTCTACGAGATGGACGCCAACCTGCGGCCCGAGGGTCGCAACGGTCCGATCACCCGCACCATCGAGAGCTACCGGGCCTACTACGAACGCTGGGCCAAGACCTGGGAGTTCCAGAGCCTGCTCAAGATGCGGCCGGTGGCCGGTCCGCCCGACCTCGGCGCGGACTTCGAGCAGCTGGTCGCGCCGTTCCTGTGGCCCGACTCCCTCGGCGCAGAGGCCGTGGAGGAGATCCAGCAGATGAAGCGCCGGGTCGAGACGTCCCGGCCGGTGACGCGCGACGGCAGCCGGCAGCTGAAGCTCGCGCCCGGTGGCCTGCGGGACATCGAGTTCGCCACCCAGCTGCTGCAGCTCGTCCACGGCCCGGCCGATCCGTCGTTGCGGCTGCGCGGCACCGTCCCGGCGCTGGCGGCGCTGGCGAAGGGCGGCTACGTCGACGACGGCGACGCCGCGTTGTTCACCGATGCCTACCTCTTCCTGCGGACCGTCGAACATCGGTTGCAGCTGCGTCAGCTCCGCCGCACCCACACCATCCCCGACGATCCCGGCGACCTGCAGCGGGTCGCCCGCACCATGGGGTTCCGCGACCTGCCCGCCCGTTCTGCGGCCGAGGAGTTCTCCAAGGAGCTGGCCCGTGTGCGCACGGGCGTACGGCGCTTGCACGAGCAGCTGTTCTACCGTCCGCTGCTCTCGACGCTGGCGTCCTACGGCGTCGAGGAGCGCGTGGTTGCGGCCGGCCGATTCGACAAGGATGCGGCAGCCGCCCGGCTGGCGGCGCTGTCGTTCTCCTCGCCGGGCCAGGCCCTTCGCCACCTCGAGGCCATGGTGCAGGGCGGGGGGCGGACCGCGAGGCAGCTGCGGGTCGTGCTGCCGACCATGTTGCAGGCCCTGTCGGACCAGCCGGACCCGGACGGTGGCCTGGCGGCCCTCCGCAGCCTGACCGACCAGCTCAAGGACAACCCCCGGTTCGTGCGGACCATCCGGGACAACCCGCCGGCGGCCCGGCTGCTGGCCAAGGTGCTCGGCGCCAGCCCGCGCCTGGGGGAGTGGCTCGGCCGGCAGCCGGAGGTGCTGCAGCTGCTGGACGACGAGGAGGTGCTCGCGCGGCCACACACCCGAGACGACGTGATGGGCGGGGTCGAGGGACTGCTCAAGCGCGGCGGCGGTCGGGTCAGCCGCGAGGCGTTGCGGCGCCTGAAGCGACGAGAGGCCCTGCGCACGGCCATGCGCGACGTCAACGGGGCGGCCGACGTTCCCGAGATCGGTCGCGAGCTGACGTGGCTCGGCGAAGGCCTGCTGTACGCGGCGCTGTCCACCATCACCCCCGACGAGGTGCGGATCGCCGTGATCGGCATGGGTCGCTTCGGCGCCGGTGAGCTGGCCCACTCCTCCGACCTCGACGTGATCGTCGTGCACGACGGGCCGACCCCTGTCGCCGAACACGCGATGGAGGAGGTGCTGGAGTTCCTGTCCGCCGTAACCCCCGAGGGCTCGGCGTTCCGCGTCGACCCGGACCTGCGACCCGAGGGACGTCGCGGGCCGCTGACCCGGACGCTGGAGTCCTACGCCGCCTACTACGAGCGCTGGGGGCAGGACTGGGAGCTGCAGGCGCTGACGCAGGCACGCCCCGTCGCGGGCGACGCCGAGCTGGGTCAGGCCTTCATGGACCTGATCACGCCGCTGGTGTATCCCGACCCCATGCCGACCGAGCGGCTCGTCGCCATCCGCACCATGAAGGCACGGGTCGAACGCGAACGTGCGGGACGCAAGGGCGTGCAGCCGTCGCGTCGGACCCCACGGCGTCGCGCCGCAACCCTTCGCCGTGACCAGGTCGAGATCCGTGCCCGTGATGCAAGCCAACGACGGTCGTTGCCCAACGCCTCGTCCTCCGACGACCTCAAGCTCGGTCCCGGCGGCCTGAGCGACGTGGAGTGGACGGTGCAGCTGCTCAGCATGCGCCACGGTGGCGCCGACCCGCTGGTCCGGGGGCCGGGCACGCTGGCCGGCCTGGAGCGGCTTGCCGCTGCGGGGATCCTCGCACCCGAGGAAGCGGCATGGCTGCGCAACGGCTGGCTGCTGCTGTCGCGGCTGCGCAACGGGCTGTACCTGATCAAGGTTCGCGACACCTCCACCCTGCCGCAGAACCCCGAGGTGCTGCAGAAGCTCGCGGCCCTGATGCACTACCGCTCGGCACAGGCCCTCACCGAGGACGTCGACCGTGCCCGCCGCCGGATCCGCAAGGTCTTCGATCGTCGCTTCTTCGACTGA
- a CDS encoding sensor histidine kinase, translating to MIAIAAKVANLFSSTRSVRGVRLALALVAVGVLTLLLVLLMRDEAGRRARADAVLDGMAQDAGMVLDAWWDNHLVLQRAAGFGLGSDDAAAFQTAWDFSHVQFALLLDGDGRVLATYPERPDLAVGDDLSGSFPHIDAVLAGAGSAFWASGDSVTDSGTVVASAVSTGLSGGVVSAAIDPRATALPDLLAATVAEVPSARVSVVEPVTGVTVISPRRSTDGLVARTARAVEGGFEVTVAVPQADLADLVGGTTNPIARVVVSTIALLFGFAIWRLPRRVAGERRTDASTRALLETQAALERSREELRLFSYRVAHDLVGPLTGIKGLAQMLAEGRVRDDDVPVVTARLANSAEAAVGMVHGLLGSAERLGGETRSRVELVELHDWVQRMVATELAQTGGSVDLDTEADVLSLPEQTVRTVLLNLVVNALKYRRPNVPPRVTIGVRAVPDDDTVEFTVRDNGIGVEPAELSRMFDRGERLQADDRTDGHGSGLAECRRLLTVLGGRIVADNADGNGLVVTFTVPVDVTTSSSAR from the coding sequence ATGATCGCGATCGCGGCGAAGGTGGCGAACCTGTTCTCGAGCACGCGCAGCGTGCGTGGGGTCAGGCTTGCCCTTGCCCTTGTCGCCGTGGGCGTCCTCACGCTGCTGCTCGTCCTGTTGATGCGGGACGAGGCGGGCCGTCGTGCCCGTGCCGATGCGGTGCTCGACGGCATGGCGCAGGACGCGGGCATGGTGCTGGATGCGTGGTGGGACAACCACCTCGTCCTTCAGCGTGCCGCTGGATTCGGGCTGGGCAGCGACGACGCGGCGGCGTTCCAGACGGCCTGGGACTTCTCCCACGTGCAGTTCGCCCTCCTGCTCGACGGCGACGGACGCGTGCTGGCGACCTATCCCGAGCGTCCCGACCTGGCCGTCGGCGACGACCTCTCGGGATCCTTTCCCCACATCGACGCCGTGCTCGCCGGGGCCGGCAGCGCCTTCTGGGCCAGCGGTGACTCCGTGACCGACTCGGGCACCGTCGTCGCCAGCGCCGTGTCCACCGGCCTGTCCGGCGGAGTGGTGTCGGCCGCGATCGACCCCAGGGCCACCGCGCTGCCCGACCTGCTCGCCGCGACGGTGGCGGAGGTGCCCTCGGCGCGTGTCTCCGTCGTCGAACCCGTCACCGGCGTCACGGTGATCTCGCCGCGACGCAGCACCGACGGGCTGGTCGCCCGCACGGCCCGAGCCGTCGAGGGCGGGTTCGAGGTGACGGTGGCCGTGCCGCAGGCGGACCTCGCCGACCTCGTCGGTGGCACCACCAACCCGATCGCACGAGTGGTGGTGTCGACCATCGCGCTGCTCTTCGGGTTCGCCATCTGGCGGTTGCCGCGACGGGTCGCGGGCGAACGTCGCACCGACGCCAGCACGCGGGCGCTGTTGGAGACACAGGCGGCGCTGGAACGGTCACGCGAGGAGCTGCGGCTGTTCTCCTACCGTGTTGCCCACGACCTCGTCGGTCCCCTGACCGGCATCAAGGGCCTGGCGCAGATGCTGGCCGAGGGACGTGTGCGTGACGACGACGTCCCCGTGGTCACGGCGCGACTCGCGAACTCTGCCGAGGCGGCCGTCGGCATGGTCCACGGCCTGCTGGGCAGCGCCGAACGCCTCGGCGGCGAGACCCGGTCACGTGTGGAGCTCGTCGAGCTGCACGACTGGGTGCAGCGCATGGTCGCCACGGAGCTCGCCCAGACGGGCGGTTCGGTAGACCTCGACACGGAGGCGGACGTGCTGTCGCTGCCGGAGCAGACCGTGCGCACGGTCCTCCTCAACCTCGTCGTGAACGCCCTGAAGTACCGACGACCGAACGTGCCGCCACGGGTGACCATCGGCGTGCGGGCGGTCCCCGACGACGACACGGTGGAGTTCACGGTCCGCGACAACGGGATCGGGGTCGAGCCGGCCGAGCTGTCCCGCATGTTCGACCGCGGTGAGCGACTGCAGGCCGACGACCGCACCGACGGCCACGGATCCGGCCTCGCGGAGTGTCGTCGGCTGCTGACCGTCCTCGGCGGGCGCATCGTTGCCGACAACGCCGACGGCAACGGGCTGGTCGTGACCTTCACCGTCCCTGTCGACGTGACGACGTCCAGTTCGGCTCGCTGA
- a CDS encoding cell wall-binding repeat-containing protein: MAVRIPVVAFVATLLAALLVAVPSPSDAAAVRGAQAGPIDTTAELSGTYVSEDAPRAYIARADDYADALAGSPLAAADGAPILFVEGDTVSEAVLAELARIAPDEVIILGGIAAVSEAAEEQIAQAGHTTRRLAGDNRFETAIEVAGELDASTGGPSTLYFVEGENADDARGWPDAINAATIAGLDGSPILPVNAERLPEEIAAYIAANPDAPRVIVGGTAAVTEEVESAIAGEEGEVSRIAGDTRVTTSVAAYDHAVSELGAVPTNRFVIPGCSYVEGLAASAIAGANGWTTVMVDCENLAASVDAFDILGSTLDLVEDTVVVGNQFTDEVLMGIDGAATFEAPEAAFCLRLLHHNDGESDLFPGSEGYGGLANMVTLANTLQDAPFAEGCDDSGVVTVTSGDNFLAGPEFQASLSDEDGPILDALGLSLMNYDALDLGNHDFDFNPDVTERFITSFVGDDLPPFLSANLDFTNEPGLQALVDDGRIAPSTVVDTGDTQVGIIGLTTPGLASISSPRNVEVLQDIVGITQAEVDRLTDEGVDKIILISHLQGIGGDDGDLALIGQIDGIDAVVAGGGDEVLADTGDPLIPGDLGSVFDGYPILVDDTDGTTVPVVTTSGNYGYLGRLELLFDADGNLLETRPFVDEVSRMVRVAEESLADGVPANETVVNDVYAPVQAFVDGLAEDVIATSEVRLNGDRPDIRVSEQNAGNLVADSMRWFVEDQGPSFGLDPDAIVVGVQNGGGIRHAGEEIGPGDITALDTFSMVPFPNFVAAFEDFTIEELQQLLERAYFDIEGVNGAFLHLSNLVVEIDLDEQPQVQDDDGNITTPGARVRSLTLGDGTPLITDGEVVDGAPTVTLSIVDFSARGGDGYPLDDDFEVLGATYQQVLTDFIVAATDDGGLGGEITAEQYPVGGEGRITVTGGEG, encoded by the coding sequence ATGGCTGTTCGAATTCCCGTGGTCGCCTTCGTCGCGACCCTCCTTGCTGCCCTGCTGGTAGCAGTGCCGAGTCCATCGGACGCGGCCGCAGTGCGCGGCGCGCAGGCAGGCCCGATCGACACGACGGCCGAGCTGTCCGGGACCTACGTGTCCGAGGACGCCCCACGCGCCTACATCGCCCGTGCCGATGACTACGCCGATGCCCTGGCGGGCTCCCCGCTCGCGGCCGCCGACGGCGCCCCCATCCTCTTCGTCGAGGGTGACACCGTCAGCGAGGCCGTCCTCGCCGAGCTCGCGCGCATCGCACCCGACGAGGTCATCATCCTCGGCGGCATCGCTGCCGTGAGCGAGGCGGCTGAGGAGCAGATCGCCCAGGCAGGTCACACGACCCGTCGCCTTGCGGGCGACAACCGCTTCGAGACCGCCATCGAGGTGGCCGGTGAGCTCGACGCCTCGACCGGTGGTCCCTCCACCCTGTACTTCGTCGAGGGCGAGAACGCCGACGACGCCCGCGGCTGGCCCGACGCCATCAACGCCGCCACCATCGCCGGCCTCGACGGCAGCCCGATCCTGCCGGTCAACGCCGAACGCCTCCCCGAGGAGATCGCGGCCTACATCGCCGCCAACCCCGACGCACCACGCGTGATCGTGGGTGGCACCGCCGCCGTCACCGAGGAGGTCGAGAGCGCGATCGCCGGTGAGGAGGGCGAGGTCAGCCGCATCGCCGGCGACACCCGTGTCACCACTTCCGTGGCCGCCTACGACCACGCCGTCTCCGAGCTCGGCGCCGTCCCGACCAACCGCTTCGTCATCCCCGGCTGCAGCTACGTCGAGGGCCTCGCCGCCTCCGCCATCGCCGGCGCCAACGGCTGGACGACCGTCATGGTCGACTGCGAGAACCTGGCCGCCTCCGTCGACGCCTTCGACATCCTCGGCTCGACGCTCGACCTGGTCGAGGACACCGTCGTCGTCGGCAACCAGTTCACCGACGAGGTCCTGATGGGCATCGACGGTGCCGCCACCTTCGAGGCCCCCGAGGCCGCGTTCTGCCTGCGCCTGCTGCACCACAACGACGGCGAGTCCGACCTGTTCCCGGGTTCGGAGGGCTACGGCGGCCTGGCCAACATGGTCACCCTCGCCAACACCCTGCAGGACGCCCCGTTCGCCGAGGGCTGTGACGACTCCGGCGTGGTGACCGTCACCTCCGGTGACAACTTCCTGGCTGGTCCGGAGTTCCAGGCGTCGCTGTCCGACGAGGACGGTCCGATCCTGGACGCCCTCGGCCTGTCGCTGATGAACTACGACGCGCTGGACCTCGGCAACCACGACTTCGACTTCAACCCCGACGTCACCGAGCGGTTCATCACCTCCTTCGTCGGTGACGACCTGCCGCCGTTCCTGTCGGCCAACCTCGACTTCACCAACGAACCCGGCCTCCAGGCCCTCGTCGACGACGGGCGCATCGCCCCCTCGACCGTGGTGGACACCGGCGACACCCAGGTCGGCATCATCGGCCTGACCACCCCCGGCCTCGCCAGCATCTCCTCCCCCCGCAACGTGGAGGTCCTGCAGGACATCGTCGGGATCACCCAGGCCGAGGTCGACCGCCTCACCGACGAGGGCGTCGACAAGATCATCCTGATCAGCCACCTGCAGGGCATCGGCGGCGACGACGGCGACCTCGCCCTCATCGGCCAGATCGACGGCATCGACGCGGTCGTCGCCGGTGGTGGCGACGAGGTCCTGGCCGACACCGGTGACCCCCTGATCCCCGGTGACCTGGGCAGCGTCTTCGACGGCTACCCGATCCTGGTGGACGACACCGACGGCACGACCGTGCCCGTGGTGACCACCAGCGGCAACTACGGCTACCTGGGCCGCCTCGAGCTGCTCTTCGACGCCGACGGCAACCTGCTGGAGACCCGTCCGTTCGTCGACGAGGTGTCCCGCATGGTCCGCGTCGCCGAGGAGTCCCTCGCCGACGGTGTCCCGGCCAACGAGACGGTCGTCAACGATGTCTACGCGCCTGTCCAGGCGTTCGTCGACGGCCTCGCCGAGGACGTCATCGCCACCTCCGAGGTCCGCCTGAACGGTGACCGCCCCGACATCCGCGTGTCGGAGCAGAACGCCGGCAACCTGGTGGCCGACTCGATGCGCTGGTTCGTGGAGGACCAGGGACCGTCCTTCGGCCTCGACCCCGACGCCATCGTCGTGGGCGTGCAGAACGGTGGTGGCATCCGCCACGCCGGCGAGGAGATCGGGCCGGGCGACATCACCGCCCTGGACACCTTCTCCATGGTGCCCTTCCCCAACTTCGTGGCGGCCTTCGAGGACTTCACGATCGAGGAGCTGCAGCAGCTGCTGGAGCGGGCCTACTTCGACATCGAGGGCGTCAACGGTGCGTTCCTCCACCTGTCCAACCTGGTCGTCGAGATAGACCTCGACGAGCAGCCGCAGGTCCAGGACGACGACGGCAACATCACCACCCCGGGTGCGCGGGTGCGTTCGCTGACCCTGGGTGACGGCACCCCGCTGATCACCGACGGCGAGGTCGTCGACGGCGCCCCGACCGTCACGCTGAGCATCGTGGACTTCTCGGCCCGCGGCGGCGACGGCTACCCGCTGGACGACGACTTCGAGGTCCTCGGGGCGACCTACCAGCAGGTCCTGACCGACTTCATCGTCGCGGCCACCGACGACGGTGGGCTGGGCGGGGAGATCACCGCCGAGCAGTACCCGGTGGGCGGCGAGGGTCGCATCACCGTCACGGGTGGCGAGGGCTAG
- a CDS encoding VOC family protein: MIAEIIIIVGSLDEAVTFYTETVGLDYLRRVRVDDATVVMLGAGGTRVSLLEGPTPSVRVVFTSDDIGVDHRRLVRRGTPMPIEPTRARGGTVLPFTDPWGNALAFWETS; this comes from the coding sequence GTGATCGCCGAAATCATCATCATCGTGGGCAGCCTCGACGAGGCCGTGACCTTCTACACCGAGACCGTCGGCCTGGACTACCTGCGACGGGTCCGGGTGGACGACGCGACGGTCGTGATGCTCGGGGCCGGCGGTACCCGCGTGTCGTTGCTGGAGGGGCCCACACCGAGCGTGCGGGTGGTGTTCACCTCCGACGACATCGGCGTGGACCATCGTCGCCTCGTCCGTCGGGGGACACCGATGCCGATCGAACCGACGCGTGCAAGGGGCGGCACCGTGCTGCCGTTCACCGATCCGTGGGGCAACGCCCTGGCCTTCTGGGAGACCTCGTGA
- a CDS encoding ammonium transporter — protein sequence MAAMSALLVLAGPAAAQDVATVEDVALVQFNLDVVFFMLAAGLVFWMQAGFSMLETGMTRSKNAANIMMKNMADACFGIIAYFLLGFGLMYGASAGGFIGTDTFALSAGSYSELGLYGGDSFLAADFIFQAVFAATAATIVSGAVAGRMKFSGYLIVTLLMTTLIYPIVGHWKWGGGWLDSLGFYDFAGSTLVHMTGGVAALVIAGILGPRIGKFAKDGKPRAIPGHSMPLATLGMFALFWGWFGFNGGSVLAADGSLVGPVLLTTTLAGCAGGGTAMVYTWLRYGKPDIGMTINGVLAGLVGITAGADQVGAIAALVIGVIAGVLVALAVPAVDRLGIDDAVGAFSVHGVNGAWGTLAVGIWANTGEEGLTGLWHGGGAGLLVDQLIGVVAVSAFVAVCAAALAFALKATNLLRVSEAEEIEGLDIHEHGMYGYPEAALGASAYPGGPVTAPTGEVAVSLPAADARSEEPV from the coding sequence ATGGCCGCCATGTCCGCGTTGTTGGTCCTTGCGGGGCCAGCGGCCGCGCAGGACGTGGCCACCGTCGAGGACGTGGCACTCGTCCAGTTCAACCTCGACGTCGTGTTCTTCATGCTGGCAGCCGGCCTCGTCTTCTGGATGCAGGCGGGCTTCAGCATGCTCGAGACGGGCATGACCCGTTCCAAGAACGCCGCCAACATCATGATGAAGAACATGGCTGACGCCTGCTTCGGCATCATCGCCTACTTCCTGCTCGGCTTCGGCCTGATGTACGGCGCGTCGGCCGGTGGCTTCATCGGCACCGACACGTTCGCCCTCTCTGCAGGCAGCTACTCCGAGCTCGGCCTGTACGGCGGAGACTCCTTCCTCGCCGCCGACTTCATCTTCCAGGCCGTGTTCGCCGCGACCGCCGCGACGATCGTGTCCGGTGCCGTCGCCGGCCGCATGAAGTTCTCCGGCTACCTCATCGTCACGCTGCTGATGACCACGCTGATCTACCCGATCGTTGGTCACTGGAAGTGGGGCGGCGGCTGGCTGGACTCCCTCGGCTTCTACGACTTCGCCGGTTCCACCCTGGTGCACATGACCGGTGGTGTGGCCGCCCTCGTGATCGCCGGCATCCTCGGCCCGCGCATCGGCAAGTTCGCCAAGGACGGCAAGCCCCGCGCCATCCCCGGCCACTCCATGCCGCTGGCCACCCTGGGCATGTTCGCCCTCTTCTGGGGCTGGTTCGGCTTCAACGGCGGGTCGGTCCTGGCCGCTGACGGTTCCCTCGTCGGCCCGGTCCTGCTGACCACGACCCTCGCCGGCTGCGCCGGTGGTGGGACCGCGATGGTCTACACCTGGCTGCGCTACGGCAAGCCCGACATCGGCATGACGATCAACGGCGTGCTGGCCGGCCTCGTCGGCATCACCGCCGGTGCGGACCAGGTCGGCGCGATCGCCGCCCTCGTCATCGGTGTCATCGCTGGTGTGCTGGTCGCCCTGGCCGTCCCCGCCGTCGACCGCCTCGGCATCGACGACGCCGTCGGCGCCTTCTCCGTCCACGGTGTCAACGGCGCCTGGGGCACCCTGGCGGTCGGCATCTGGGCCAACACCGGCGAGGAGGGCCTCACGGGCCTCTGGCACGGTGGTGGCGCCGGCCTGCTGGTCGACCAGCTGATCGGTGTGGTCGCGGTGTCTGCCTTCGTGGCGGTCTGCGCAGCAGCCCTGGCGTTCGCCCTCAAGGCGACCAACCTCCTGCGGGTCTCCGAGGCCGAGGAGATCGAGGGCCTCGACATCCACGAGCACGGCATGTACGGCTATCCCGAAGCCGCCCTCGGCGCCTCGGCCTACCCCGGTGGTCCAGTCACCGCACCGACCGGCGAGGTCGCCGTCAGCCTGCCGGCTGCCGACGCCCGCTCCGAGGAACCGGTCTAG